The following DNA comes from Alienimonas californiensis.
CGTTCCCCCCTCGCCCCCTTTTGGGGGAGAGGGGCCGGGGGTGAGGGGGCAACTTTGGGGAGAGGGGCCGGGGGTGAGGGGGCAACGGCGCCCGATCGCCGTTCACGGTTCGGCGTTCAGGATCGGCAGCCCGAGGCGCCAGCCGAGGTGTGCAGGCATGGCAGGATCACCCGGCCTCGCTTGCGCTTCGGGCTCACTCTCTCGGAGCGGACGCGGGTGAACCGTGCGTCGCCCTCACCCCCGCGAAAACCGCCCCGGGGCGTAGGGGGCCGGGTCGACGTGCGGCTCGGCGCCGGTGACCAGTTCGGCGATCAGGCGGCCGGTGCCGGGGGCCAGCGACAGGCCGAGCATGTTGTGTCCGGCGGCGACGAACAGGTTCTCCGCCCGCTGCCCACGGCCGCCGGGGACCTTGCCGATCAGCGGGACGCCGTCCGGCGTCATCGGGCGCCAGCCGGCCCAGCGGTTGTCGCCGGTGGGGTGGTCGTCCGCCGGCGGCTCGGCGGGGACGTTGAGGAACCGGGAGGCCCCGCGGGTCAGCAGGGCCAGCCGGCGGCGGGCGATCGAGGGGTCGTAGCCGGCGAACTCCATGATGCTGCCCAGCCGCAGCGCCGCCGGGCGACGGACCCCGTCCTCCCCCCGCACCGGGCCGCCGGCGTGCGGGGTGACGGCTACCCGCACCTCCGGCAACAACAACGGCATCCGCGGCGCCGCGGCGGGGTCCAGACCGTGCTCGTCCAGGTGCAGGGTCATTGAATACCCCTTGCCCGGCGCCACCGGCACATACAGGCCCAGGGCCTGCTGAAAGTCCGGCGTCAACGCCCCGGCGGCGACCACCGCGGCGCTCGCGGGCTCCTCGCCGGCGCCCTTATCCGACGTGTATTGAACCCCCCGCACCCGGCCGTCCTCGACGCGGAAGCCGGTCACGGAGACGCCCTCACGGATCGTCACCCCGCGGTCCGTCAGCGCCGCCCGCCAGCTTTTCATCAGGGCGTCCGGCCGCAGGTGGGCGTCCTCCTCGTAGAACCAGCCGCCGGCGACCTCGGGCTTCAACGCCGGTTCGAACTCCCGCAGCGCCGCGCCCTCCAGGCGGCGGGCGGGCAGGTCGAACCGCTCCGCGAGCAGCGCGTCGGTCTTGGCGTAGCCCGCGTGGGCCGCGGCTTCGCGGAAGGCGATCAGCAGACCGCGGGGTTCGAACTCGCAGTCCAGCGTCCCGCCGAGGTCGTCGTACAGCGAGCGGGAGGAGGCCAGCAGCGGGCCGAGCCCCCGGCCGGCCTCCACCGCGGCGGATTCGTTGCAGCGGGCGGCGAAGGCCAGCAGCCAGCGCCACAGCCGCGGGTCCCACCGCGGGGCGACCCGCAGCGGGGCGTCCTTCTGGAACAGGTTCCGCATCGCCTCCGCGAACACCCCCGGCCCGGCGGGCGGCAGCACGTGGCTGGGCGAGAGCAACCCGCAGTTCCCGTGCGAGCACGCCGCCCCGAAGCGGTCCCGCTCCAGAATCGTCACCCGGCGCCCGGCCTCCGCCAGGTAATGGGCGCAGGCGGCGCCCACGACGCCACCGCCAATAATGACCACCGGGGGCGCTTCGGGCATCACATCAGACATCACAGGCAACGCCGCGGCGGCGAACCGTGGGGGACGGGGCGCCGGGAGCGAGCCCTCCCGGGGGCGCGATCTTAGACGAACTCAGACGAACCCGCCGCGGAAGGGATCGGCCGCGTCGAAGTGCAGCAGGTTCTCGCCGGTCACGAAGGCGGTCGCGGTGAGGGCGGGGCGGACCGTCGGCGTGCCGTCGGCGGTCGGCGGGCCGGGTTGATAGGAGGCCTCGAACAGGCTGCCGATCACGCTCTCCTGCCGCCAGACCTCCCCCGGGGCGAGCTTCCCGTCCGCGGCGAGG
Coding sequences within:
- a CDS encoding NAD(P)/FAD-dependent oxidoreductase; protein product: MPEAPPVVIIGGGVVGAACAHYLAEAGRRVTILERDRFGAACSHGNCGLLSPSHVLPPAGPGVFAEAMRNLFQKDAPLRVAPRWDPRLWRWLLAFAARCNESAAVEAGRGLGPLLASSRSLYDDLGGTLDCEFEPRGLLIAFREAAAHAGYAKTDALLAERFDLPARRLEGAALREFEPALKPEVAGGWFYEEDAHLRPDALMKSWRAALTDRGVTIREGVSVTGFRVEDGRVRGVQYTSDKGAGEEPASAAVVAAGALTPDFQQALGLYVPVAPGKGYSMTLHLDEHGLDPAAAPRMPLLLPEVRVAVTPHAGGPVRGEDGVRRPAALRLGSIMEFAGYDPSIARRRLALLTRGASRFLNVPAEPPADDHPTGDNRWAGWRPMTPDGVPLIGKVPGGRGQRAENLFVAAGHNMLGLSLAPGTGRLIAELVTGAEPHVDPAPYAPGRFSRG